Proteins co-encoded in one Pseudorhizobium banfieldiae genomic window:
- a CDS encoding tripartite tricarboxylate transporter TctB family protein, with the protein MSTKSGRKVVWGHLILLTVIVGVVVAYLLDARGVSLRTNNLLLVQPAAILAIVLAAFVIPGIFPRADTSEEAEANGETWVDLVRVFILIAALAGLAFSLEVVGFDIATFAFMVVALAVCGEKRWWVNLLFSALFTVFLIYGYGTITPFPFPLTIL; encoded by the coding sequence ATGAGCACCAAATCAGGGCGGAAGGTAGTGTGGGGTCACCTCATCCTCCTGACGGTCATAGTTGGGGTCGTCGTTGCCTATCTTCTGGATGCGCGCGGCGTGTCCTTGCGCACAAACAACCTCCTGCTCGTACAGCCGGCCGCAATCCTCGCAATTGTGCTTGCGGCCTTCGTAATTCCGGGCATCTTCCCGCGCGCCGATACGTCGGAGGAGGCTGAAGCGAACGGAGAAACATGGGTTGACCTGGTCCGGGTCTTCATCCTGATCGCGGCGCTGGCAGGGCTCGCCTTTTCGCTGGAAGTCGTCGGCTTCGACATCGCCACCTTTGCCTTCATGGTCGTGGCGCTGGCGGTCTGCGGCGAAAAACGATGGTGGGTCAATCTCCTGTTCAGTGCGCTCTTCACCGTGTTCCTGATCTACGGATACGGAACCATTACGCCTTTCCCTTTCCCTCTGACAATCCTTTGA
- a CDS encoding tripartite tricarboxylate transporter permease encodes MIELTSVSGAFTLLSSDMNAWLYLLPGLAIGLIFGAMPGISITMAMAFALPATLYMDFLPAIVFLTAIYTGAGFGGSVPAVLMGIPGTSSAVATTFDGYPMARKGQHSEALGVALASSVIGCLASYVILFVLIVPISGVVLKLGPLEMFAVAVWGMLLLGSLAGTHMSRGLLAGTFGVLLGTVGMNTAGFVRGTMGVPWLLDGVPQIPAMMGLLAASQLIGLINTTYLIEDEASRKISFAKILGGIRQTFRYPTIIFRGSLIGVIVGAIPGVGSSISNLLSYSETRRNASDGETFGQGNPKGVIAAEAANSSSEGGAMATMLALGIPGGGATAILLAAFAMHNIVGGPSFIANNKDIVYAVIFSNFAQAILLFVVGLGFVYVAGYVVRVPLRFLIPSVLVVSTFGAYAIEGSSAGPITLWVFSVLGWAMVRYGYPVAATVVGLLLGSLLEGNLLRTNQISGGDFIGYGLERPWALLIFALMLGSILLQAISKRRRAKDAALSAAQSG; translated from the coding sequence GTGATCGAACTGACGTCTGTTTCGGGAGCCTTCACGCTACTGTCGTCCGACATGAACGCCTGGCTCTATCTGCTGCCCGGTCTGGCGATCGGCCTGATCTTCGGGGCAATGCCGGGCATATCGATCACGATGGCCATGGCATTTGCCCTGCCGGCGACTCTCTACATGGACTTCCTGCCGGCCATCGTCTTCCTGACCGCAATATACACCGGCGCCGGTTTCGGCGGATCGGTTCCGGCGGTCCTGATGGGAATCCCCGGTACATCCTCGGCCGTGGCGACCACCTTCGACGGCTACCCGATGGCGCGCAAGGGGCAACATAGCGAGGCGCTGGGCGTTGCACTTGCCTCTTCCGTTATCGGCTGCCTTGCAAGCTACGTGATACTCTTCGTGCTGATCGTCCCGATTTCCGGAGTGGTTCTGAAGCTCGGACCGCTTGAAATGTTCGCAGTGGCTGTCTGGGGCATGCTGCTGCTCGGTTCGTTGGCAGGAACGCACATGAGCCGCGGCCTTCTGGCCGGCACCTTCGGCGTGTTGCTCGGGACCGTCGGCATGAACACGGCCGGTTTCGTCCGGGGAACGATGGGGGTCCCGTGGCTTCTCGACGGCGTGCCCCAAATCCCCGCCATGATGGGCTTGCTGGCAGCCAGCCAACTGATCGGGCTCATCAATACGACCTACTTGATCGAGGACGAAGCCTCCCGGAAGATCAGTTTTGCAAAGATCCTCGGGGGCATCCGGCAAACCTTCCGCTACCCGACCATTATCTTCCGTGGATCGTTGATCGGCGTCATCGTGGGGGCGATTCCGGGCGTCGGGTCGTCGATCTCCAACCTCTTGTCCTATTCGGAAACGAGACGAAACGCCTCCGACGGCGAGACATTCGGGCAGGGCAACCCGAAGGGCGTGATCGCGGCCGAGGCCGCGAACTCGTCCTCCGAGGGTGGCGCGATGGCGACAATGCTCGCGCTTGGAATCCCGGGCGGGGGTGCGACGGCAATCCTCCTTGCGGCGTTCGCCATGCACAACATCGTCGGTGGACCGAGCTTTATCGCCAACAACAAGGACATCGTCTACGCCGTCATCTTCTCCAACTTCGCGCAGGCGATCCTGCTCTTCGTCGTCGGACTGGGCTTCGTCTATGTGGCCGGCTATGTCGTCAGGGTCCCGCTGCGCTTCCTGATCCCCAGCGTTCTCGTCGTCTCGACCTTTGGTGCCTATGCCATCGAAGGGAGTTCGGCAGGGCCGATCACGCTCTGGGTCTTCTCAGTGCTTGGTTGGGCGATGGTACGCTATGGCTATCCCGTGGCTGCGACAGTCGTTGGCTTGCTGCTTGGCAGCCTGCTGGAAGGCAATCTGCTGCGGACGAACCAGATCAGCGGCGGCGACTTCATCGGTTATGGCCTCGAGCGGCCCTGGGCCCTGCTGATATTTGCGCTGATGCTGGGATCCATCCTGCTGCAAGCGATCTCCAAGCGCCGCCGCGCAAAAGATGCGGCCTTGTCCGCGGCGCAGTCGGGCTAA